The following DNA comes from Meles meles chromosome 8, mMelMel3.1 paternal haplotype, whole genome shotgun sequence.
CTCCAGCTCCCCCTCTTCTGTCTGTTTCTAGTCATGTACATGGTCACTATGTTGGTAAATTTGGGCTTGATAATTCTAATAGGGCTCACTTCACACCTGCAcaccccatgtactttttcctcttcaatttgtCCTTCACAGACATCTGTCATTCTTCTGTGTTTACACCCAAAATGCTGATTAACTTCACATCAAAGAAGAATATTATCTCCTACAGGGGATGCATGAcccagttttactttttctgtttttttgctaTTTCTGAATGTTATGTGCTGACATCAATGGCCTATGATCGCTATGTGGCCGTCTGTAACCCACTCTTATATAGTATTGCCATGTCCCTAAAGTATGTTCCATCCTTATGCTTGGTTCATATTTGATGGCATTTTCGGGTGCCATGGCTCACACAGGATGCCTTCTGAGACTGACCTTCTGTGAGGCAAACACCGTCAACCATTATTTGTGTGACATTCACCCTCTGCTCCATCTGTCCTGCACCAGCACCTATGTGAATGAGCTGGAGGTTTTCATTGTGGTGGGCATCAATGTGATTGTGCCCAGTGTCACCAtctttgtctcttatggtttcatcCTGTCCAGCATCCTGCGCATCAACTCCACTGAGGGCAGGTCCAAAGCCTTCAGCACGTGCCGCTCCCAAATAATCACTGTTTATCTCTTCTTTGGATCTGCTGCATTTATGTATCTTAAACCATCATCTCCTTGGTCTATGGATGAGGGGAAGATCTCCTCTGTCTTTTATACCAATGTGGTTCCGTTGATGAACCCTTTCATTTACAGCTTgagaaacaaagacattaaatGTGCTGTGAGAAAAACTTTCAGTAAGAGACAGTTTTGGTCAACAGTGTCTGTCTTTGTAGTTTGTTACACATGGGGGGGGATTCTGTGtgcttaaataaaatacttttagtGGCAGTCTTCTTAGTATTTTTTCCTTATATGTTAAAGGATATTTGAGTCTcacaatttatattatttttttaaagatttaatttgtttatttgacatgcagagatcacaagtaggcagtaaggcaagaagagagaggaggggaagcaggttccttgctgagcagagagcccgatgtggggctcaaatcccaggactctgggatcatgacctgagctgaaggcaaaggctttaacccactgagccaaccaggcaccttcacaatttgttttaattgtttatataataggtctttttgttttcctcactaATAGCAGAATATCTTcacctttttgttctgtttaattttttattgtgttatgatAGCCACCAAACAGTACATCATCAGTGTTTGATATAGCATTCCAAGAGTCAttttttgcatataacacccagtgctccttgcaatacatgccctctttaatgcccacaACAAGGCTCCTCCAttccccaacccccctcccctctaaaaccctcaatttgtttcttagagtccatagtctcccatggttcatctcccccttcgaTACCCCCTCACACActattcatttccttctcctaattTAGTAGTAGCATTACATAATAAACGTGTTGTTTCgtttttcccattttcattttgaaattattttttccactACAACATGATGAATGGTCATCATTTTGGCAGAGATTTCTCTTTTACCTTTGTACAGTCAAACCAACATATAACTgtttattaaaaagtatttttattgtaTGGCTGGGTAAGTGAAACTCAGAGTAGTTAGATTTACCTAAAGTCACACAGTTTTATGAAGAGTTTAGTTTAAATTCTTACCCTTctgacctcaatgtgagaaatgaatccatcaaaatccttgaggagaacgcaggcagcaaactcttcgatctcagccgcaataacatcttcctaggaacatcggcaaaggcaagggaagcaagggcaaaaatgaactactgggatttcatcaagatcaaatgcttttgcacagcaaaggaaacagttaacaaaaccaaaagacaattgacagaatgggagaagatatttccaaacaacatatcagattaagggctagtatccaaaatctataaggaaattagcaaactcaacacccaaagaacaaacaatccaatcaagaaatgggcagaggacatgaacagacatttctgcaaagaagacatccagatggccaacagacacatgaaaaagtgctccacatcactcggcatcagggaaatacaaatcaaaaccacaatgagatatcatctcacaccagtaagaatggctaaaattaacaaatcaggaaatgagagatgcttgcgaggatgtggagaaaggggaaccctcctccattgttggtgggaatgcaaactggtgcaaccactctggaaaacagcatggaggttcctcaaaacgttgaaaatagaactaccctatgacccagcaattgcactactgggtatttaccctaaagatacaaacgtagtgatctgaaggggcacgtgcacccgaatgtttatagcagcaatgtctacaatagccaaacgatggaagGAAcgtaggtgtccatcaacagatgactggataaagaagatctgatatatatacacaatggaatactatgcagccatcaaaagaaatggaatcttgccatttgagacaatgtggatggaactagagggtatcatgcttagtgaaatatgtcaatcggagaaagacaactatcatatgatctccctgatatgaggatgtggagatgcaacatgagtggttagggggataggagaagaataaatgaaacaagatgggattgggagggagacaaaccataagtgactcttaatctcacaaaacaaactgggggttgctggagtgaagtggggttgggagagggggaggggggttatggacattggggaaggtatgttctatggtgagtgctgtgaagtgtgtaaacctggcgattcacagacctgtacccctggggataaaaatacattatatgtttattaaaaaaattagaaataaattcttaCCCTTCTGATATCACATCTACTACTGTTTGTAGTCTGTTtgctctaatttatttatttatagttttacatttttatgtagaTTCCTggtaattaacatgcagtgtcatattagtttcaggtgtagaatttcaTGATTTATCGCACACatccaacacccagtgctcatcacagccagttccctccttaatctccatctcTCGGTTAACCTATCcgcctgcccacctcccctccagcatcaTGTTTGTTGTCTTTTGTCAAGAATCTGTTttatattacatggagcactgggtgtagtgcttaaactatgaatcttggaacactgataaaataaaataaaatacatacattttagaattgaagaaaaaaaagaatctgttttatggtttgcctctctttttgcctcccacattcatttgttttgttttttaaattccatatatgtgtgaaatcatatgctatttgtctttctctgactgacttttgtcacttagcatagtactctctagctcTGTGCACATCTTTGCTAATGggatgatttcattctttttatagctaacactccattgtatgtatacatgtgtatatgtatagagATATacatatactacatcttcttttatcatttcatcATTCAGTGgatatcttggctctttccataatttggctgttgttgataatgcttctgTAAACAGGGGTGTGCATGTATAccttgaatcagtatttttgtgtcctaggtaaatatctagtagtgcaattgctggataatGGGTTAGTTCTACTTTTATCCTTTTggggaccctccatactgttttccacagttcaGTTGTTGGTTGAATATGTTGGCTAACTGTTTCcacagtttacattctcaccaacagtgtcgGAGGGTTTTTCTCTAtcctcatcctcaccaaaatCCAGTgattcctgtgttgttgattttgtccattctgacaggtgtgaggtgatagcgcattgtagttttgatttgtatttccctaatgatgagtgatgttgagcatcttttcctgtgtctgttagtcatctgtatgtcttctttggaaaaatggatgCTGTTTAACTGAACTTTATAGAACACCAGTCAAGTTATTTAATTCGCAAATGAAACCCAATTGTGACAAGTTCTTTTCTGGTATAGGATGTTGGATTGTTTTTATTCTGAGGAAACACAAACAGATGACTTGACTACTTCATAAATCCTTAGTCCTTAATCAGGtggtaatttaaatatttctaagataactttaaaatatttattattttacctgTTTTCTAATTTCCACTCAAGATTTAGGTATTGTTCAATTTAGCATAACTGGTGTGTTGGCTTGTTTTTGCTTTAGATGTTTGGTATCCCTAAAACCCTGACTATggtttacttattcattttttaaaaataatttttttaattgaagtaggGTTGACATACAATATTCTGTTAACTTCATGcataaacatagtgatctgacatttatatacattatcaaaTCCTTACCATGAAGTGTAGTTGttgtctgtcaccatacagtcaCTGACTTATGGTTTTAAATGATAGACATTAAGGAAGGCTTGTGATCtgatgagcactgtgtattatatgcaactagcgaatcattgaacactacatcaaaaactaatgatgtttgCTACCTGAACTCAGTTGAGTTGTTGGCTgaatatgttggctaactgaactcattttaaaaaaatgacctctGACACCACATCCCCTAATCTCTGTATCGacctgctttcttttcatttaataagTTCCTTTTGTATATAAAATAGTTGGTTTTggttgtagtttttgtttgtttccttttactgTCTCTTTTGATGAAATTGTTTTGCCTATTGAAACACGTGTGTCAATATGTAAATGTTCTATATTGATATTCAGGAACTGTTACAGACAGTACAAAGATGCAtccattttgttcatattttatcaCTATTTGAGGTACCTAAAAGTATATGTTAACACTGGTCACTAACTTTCATTTAAGAAGCCTCAAAATTCAAATGCAATCTGCTTCAATTTCAGAAATACTTTCAGAAAtggcaaattttttttatttcagaaaggaTAAACTATCTTTTGAACTCAATTCCACTTTTCAAATTATTTGGTAGGAAATTCATTAAAATTGTTATAAAAGTGATAAACACAGTTTATTAAAGTTAagatttgcaaagattttctaAAAGCAACTTAGGTGACAGCTTTCTGATTAGTAGTTTAAACACTATGCACGTATagggacttttttaaaaaaagccagaGAACCAAGTAAGGTGGGTCACACACGCAACATAGAATATCCCTTATGGTTTTTGCCTTTTGAGTTATGTGAATGGCCATAAAAGAAGGTATGAGAGGGACTATGAGTCTATTGAAATTGTCACAGCTAGGAGTCAAGCAGGGAAGTCATGGGATTTATTTGTACCTATGTTCTAGGACAGAGCAGTCTCTGAATCAGTGTGAAAGCTTGGCTTTCTAAGCTATAACAAAAAATGATCCTCCTACTTTAGAACTGGAAGCAAAGTTGATTACATTCTGAATTTGTTTCATGTAAAGTTTCTATACATGAGCTGCTGGTGTTGCTCAGACCAGGCTTGGAGTAGCCATGATCAGGTTCACTGTGGTTCAGGTGTCATGAAAAGCAGAAGTACTGGGAGTTTTGAGTTCCATGTCCTTTTAATTGCTGAATCCCTAAATTTATTGAACCTCATTCTCTACTCCTCCTGACACTGcctccttaaacacacacacacacacacacacacacacacacacacacacacacccctacacacaATGTTCTAGTTATATTTTATGAGACATTGATTGTATGATATGGAACCCACTTTCAGGTAGATGGTTCCTGGTTCCAGCTCCTGAGAGGAAGGGGGCTGAGCAGGAAGTACTTGCGAATCTTAGGAAAAGGAAGTAGTTATCGCTTTTAACAATTGCTTGGAAACACTCAtagacacatgcatgcacatatatactgaacacacacatgcacattcacttgcagacacacacacacacagtgttttgTACCTCTGAGTACCTAGCAAAGTGTGACATGGGGTATATGTCACAAATATAAATAAGGCATAGGAAGGGAAAGATATCAATGCAGATCTTCTTAATGCAAGAGAGTAGATAGATTCTAAAATcagtcttgggcgcctgggtggctcagtgggttaagccgctgccttcagctcaggtcatgacctcagggtcctgggattgagtcccacatcgggctctctgctcagcagagagcctgcttcccttcctctctctctgcctgcctctcttgtgatttctctctatcaaataaataattaaaatcttaataaaataaaataaaatcagtcttaTGTGGtcaaaatttcttcttaaaattgatTTTGTTGAACTGATGTCCATGCTGGGAGACACATATGGTATTTTCCCCTGAGTCTGGCATACCTGGCTTTTGTCTCATGCACTGGAACATTCCACTGTCTTATTAGCTGACCAGCAGGTGAAATAGTTGGTTTATCTGCAGGGCTTATTGTCCAAAACATGTACATTTAAACATGAAAATCATACTCAGTGTGAAGTTTTACTTTCTGAGGGAGAGACTCTCATCTTCTTCACTGAGTACGATGGCTGTGGTATCAAAGGAAGGGGCTGTTGAAAATCTCTGACATGAAGTTAAACTAACCCATTCAAATATTAATATACTATACTTTTAAATAACTGTTAATCATGAAAATGGTTTCAGTGACTAAAAAGTCAGAATACAAATAAAAGCAACATGCTAAACTAATCAAAATGGTGAGGAAAGTGTCTTTCCCACTTTACATTTGGAAGCTCTATTGTCTAATTTAGAATGTGTGActctattcttattttatatggCCTTCGCAATATATGAAAACACATAAGGATAGACTATAATAATCATTTACACGTTCTCTTCATCCTTCTTCTAGCTGGACATGGAATGCCATGAGGGCCCACTTAAGTGACGAAACTGCACAAAAGCTCCGGCATGATTGTGTCAGTATCGTGGTTGAGAATGGGAGGACTAGGAGCATGCAGAGGGCCCTGGAACACAGAATAATCTATTCTTAGGACTGCGTGCTCATTGTAAGCTCTTCAGTTATAATAATGGTTGAAGTGTATACTTTGTAGACTTCTATATATGTAGTGTATGCTAACTTTCACAATAAACTAAGGATTTATTTACTTGGATCTGCCtggatttaaatgaaatattaatgaaataaaaaagccaAGACTCAGAATAAAGGCTCAGGTAAAGGGAACAGTCTTCCAGGTACTGAATGTCTCACACAGAAGAAAGCAGAAGTAATGTATGGAGTAATATGAACCAGGTTGGGGCTGAGAGATCTTTTACTACTCAATGCAGAATTTCCACCAGTGTCTGTGAGAGGAGCACGTTTATAGTGAACTCCATTGTACAAGTCTGTAGTAGGT
Coding sequences within:
- the LOC123948832 gene encoding LOW QUALITY PROTEIN: olfactory receptor 8B3-like (The sequence of the model RefSeq protein was modified relative to this genomic sequence to represent the inferred CDS: inserted 2 bases in 2 codons): MAYGKASFVTEFNLAMLTELPDLQLPLFCLFLVMYMVTMLVNLGLIILIGLTSHLHXPMYFFLFNLSFTDICHSSVFTPKMLINFTSKKNIISYRGCMTQFYFFCFFAISECYVLTSMAYDRYVAVCNPLLYSIAMSXKVCSILMLGSYLMAFSGAMAHTGCLLRLTFCEANTVNHYLCDIHPLLHLSCTSTYVNELEVFIVVGINVIVPSVTIFVSYGFILSSILRINSTEGRSKAFSTCRSQIITVYLFFGSAAFMYLKPSSPWSMDEGKISSVFYTNVVPLMNPFIYSLRNKDIKCAVRKTFSKRQFWSTVWTWNAMRAHLSDETAQKLRHDCHRYLGGEAAPGGASAWGGEAAADEATPQGVATGDEAAHEEVSLVGAAPPDKTAADEAAPGSWPLLTRPLPGVPSDSAAPPGGEAPMLDSIRWYLTEILSSVFIKNIGL